One Brassica napus cultivar Da-Ae chromosome C2, Da-Ae, whole genome shotgun sequence DNA window includes the following coding sequences:
- the LOC125575329 gene encoding uncharacterized protein LOC125575329: MDIDIAIAQLKGVVSFFKDYRETGFQAAKREAERIASEMEIDHVFSKKEKCPTKRKQFHGEEPDKVGEDVVLTPKEDFRINYFIKIVDQGLVSLETRFDQLQGYEKTFGFLFDFKKLKLAEDDKLMVSCANLEVFLKHGNYSDIDGDDLFLELNFLRGGLPEGIMKSAGVLEFLKKRESCYPNKWTSYRIMMTIHVSVASAERSFSKLKLIKSYLRSSMSQNRFNGLSLLSIVIVVD; this comes from the coding sequence ATGGATATTGATATTGCTATTGCTCAATTGAAAGgagttgtttctttttttaaggaTTATAGAGAAACAGGCTTTCAAGCAGCCAAGAGAGAAGCTGAAAGGATTGCTAGTGAAATGGAAATTGATCATGTGTtctctaaaaaagaaaaatgtcctactaaaagaaaacaatttcaTGGGGAAGAGCCAGATAAAGTTGGAGAAGATGTGGTGCTAACACCTAAAGAAGATTTTAGGATCAACTACTTCATCAAAATTGTGGATCAAGGTTTGGTTTCTCTTGAGACAAGGTTTGATCAACTTCAAGGTTATGAAAAGACTTTTGGATTCTTATTCGACTTCAAAAAACTGAAGCTAGCTGAAGATGACAAGCTGATGGTTTCTTGTGCTAACCTTGAAGTTTTTCTGAAGCATGGCAATTATTCTGATATTGATGGTGATGATTTGTTTTTGGAGCTGAATTTTTTGAGAGGGGGTTTGCCTGAAGGTATTATGAAGTCTGCTGGAGTATtggagtttttgaaaaaaagggAAAGTTGTTATCCAAACAAATGGACATCATATCGTATAATGATGACAATTCATGTTTCCGTTGCCTCAGCAGAAAGAAGTTTTTCAAAGCTGAAGCTCATAAAATCGTATCTACGGTCGAGTATGTCACAAAATAGGTTTAATGGATTGTCATTGTTGTCGATTGTCATTGTTGTCGATTGA
- the LOC106407291 gene encoding uncharacterized protein LOC106407291 has product MSALEESKVSIVLWLLCFSIFFTSSLQANELTTPSKEEGEMRMVPLMEEKYMVMNETRRKLGSFQICSVCTCCGGAKGLCLPLPCCFAINCNIPNRPFGYCSFTPKSCNCFGCHI; this is encoded by the exons ATGAGTGCTTTAGAAGAATCGAAGGTCTCTATTGTTTTGTGGCTTCTCTGCTTTTCAATCTTCTTCACTTCGAGTCTCCAG GCAAATGAGCTAACAACACCAtctaaagaagaaggagagatgaGGATGGTGCCATTAATGGAGGAGAAGTATATGGTGATGAATGAAACAAGAAGGAAGCTTGGGAGTTTCCAGATATGTTCAGTTTGTACTTGTTGTGGAGGTGCAAAAGGACTTTGCTTGCCTTTACCTTGTTGCTTTGCAATCAACTGCAACATCCCAAATAGACCCTTTGGTTATTGCTCCTTCACTCCCAAATCTTGCAATTGCTTTGGTTGCCACATCTGA
- the LOC106411260 gene encoding receptor-like protein CLAVATA2, with protein MVKTVYFTLFFFFFFFFFLFSPSLLLAQSQPPEIDPLDKASLLILRVSIHDPNRSLSTWYGSSCSNWTGLACQNPTGKVISLTIPAANLSGQIHPSLCKLTSLQILDLSGNNFSGNIPACFGALRYLRTLNLSRNSLVGSVPGTFVNLKELREVVLSENRGLRGSLPLLVGELMNLERIDLSFCSFLGEIPETLLYLKSLKFLNLESNNMTGTFRDFQQPLVVLNLASNRFSGTLPCFYASRPSLSVLNLADNSLVGGLPSCLGSLSELTHLNLSFNAFSYEISPRLVFSEKLVMLDLSHNGFSGRLPSRISETTDKLGLILLDLSYNRFSGGIPLRITELTRLQALRLSHNLLTGDIPARIGNLTYLQVIDLSHNALTGPIPLNIVGCFQLLALIISNNNLSGEIQPELDALDSLKILDISSNRISGEIPLTLAGLKSLEIVDISSNNLSGSLNEAITKWSNLKYLSLARNKFSGTLPSWLFKFDKIQMMDYSSNRFSWFIPDDNLNSTRFKDFQTAGSSVPPGKVEIKISANVVAKDELAFSYDLLSMVGIDLSDNLLHGEIPEALFRQKNIEYLNLSYNFLEGQLPLLEKLPRLKALDLSHNSLSGQVTGNVSTPPGLTLLNLSHNCLSGIVTEKEGLGKFPGALVGNPELCVESSGNKCDPANIDASEEEIYQNELVEGPISIWIFCLSAFISFDFGVLGIFCSSRARSYVLQTKG; from the coding sequence ATGGTGAAGACTGTATATtttactctcttcttctttttcttcttcttcttcttcctcttctctcctTCGTTACTTCTAGCTCAATCACAGCCTCCAGAGATTGACCCACTAGACAAAGCCTCGCTATTGATACTCCGCGTTTCGATTCACGACCCCAATCGAAGCTTATCGACATGGTACGGCTCATCGTGTTCTAACTGGACAGGTCTAGCTTGTCAGAATCCGACCGGAAAAGTCATCTCCCTCACTATACCCGCTGCGAATTTGTCCGGCCAGATTCACCCGTCTCTCTGTAAGCTCACttcacttcaaatcttggaCCTTTCCGGAAACAATTTCTCCGGAAACATCCCCGCTTGCTTCGGCGCGCTGCGTTATCTCAGAACACTCAATCTTAGCCGGAACAGTTTGGTTGGTTCGGTTCCCGGAACGTTCGTTAACCTTAAGGAGCTTAGAGAAGTCGTTCTAAGCGAGAATAGAGGTTTAAGAGGATCGCTTCCTCTCTTGGTCGGAGAATTGATGAATCTCGAGAGAATTGATCTAAGCTTCTGTTCCTTTCTTGGAGAGATACCTGAAACCTTGCTTTATTTGAAATCTCTAAAGTTTTTGAATCTTGAGAGCAATAACATGACCGGTACGTTTAGAGACTTCCAACAGCCATTGGTTGTTCTCAACCTTGCTTCGAATCGGTTTTCCGGTACGCTGCCTTGTTTCTACGCCTCTCGTCCATCTCTAAGCGTTCTGAATCTCGCTGACAACTCTCTGGTTGGTGGACTACCTTCTTGTTTGGGTTCTTTATCAGAGCTGACTCATCTCAATCTCTCCTTCAATGCCTTCAGCTACGAGATATCTCCAAGGCTTGTGTTCTCCGAGAAGCTCGTGATGCTTGACTTGAGCCACAACGGGTTCTCTGGTCGTCTCCCTAGCAGGATCTCCGAAACGACTGACAAACTTGGTCTGATTCTTCTTGACCTCTCTTACAATAGGTTCTCTGGTGGTATACCCTTGAGGATCACCGAGTTAACCAGATTACAAGCATTGCGTCTCTCTCACAATCTTCTAACGGGAGATATCCCTGCGAGAATCGGGAACCTGACGTATCTCCAAGTCATTGATCTTTCCCACAACGCGCTGACCGGACCAATCCCTCTCAACATCGTTGGCTGCTTTCAGTTGCTCGCTCTGATCATCAGCAACAACAACCTCTCCGGCGAAATCCAGCCGGAGCTCGACGCTTTGGACAGCCTGAAGATACTTGACATAAGCAGCAACAGGATCTCTGGCGAGATCCCGCTGACTCTAGCCGGTCTGAAGTCGCTAGAGATTGTGGACATAAGCTCCAACAACCTCTCGGGAAGCCTTAACGAGGCCATTACCAAGTGGTCCAACCTCAAGTACCTCTCTCTCGCAAGGAACAAGTTCAGCGGAACGCTTCCTTCTTGGCTGTTCAAGTTCGACAAGATCCAAATGATGGACTACTCCAGCAACAGATTCTCCTGGTTCATACCAGACGATAACTTGAACAGCACCCGCTTCAAGGATTTTCAGACCGCTGGATCTTCAGTGCCACCGGGGAAAGTAGAGATCAAGATATCGGCAAATGTGGTTGCTAAAGACGAACTAGCCTTCAGCTACGATCTCTTGTCGATGGTTGGGATCGATCTTTCCGACAATCTGTTACACGGAGAAATACCTGAAGCTTTGTTCAGACAGAAGAACATCGAGTACTTGAACTTGTCGTACAACTTCCTTGAGGGCCAGCTTCCACTTTTAGAGAAGCTGCCGAGGCTAAAGGCGTTAGATCTTTCACACAACTCTCTGTCAGGTCAAGTCACTGGAAATGTCTCAACTCCTCCAGGACTGACTCTTCTGAATCTGTCTCACAACTGTCTCTCTGGAATCGTTACTGAGAAAGAAGGGCTTGGAAAGTTTCCAGGCGCTTTGGTTGGGAACCCGGAACTTTGTGTGGAGTCTTCAGGAAACAAGTGTGATCCTGCAAACATTGATGCATCAGAAGAGGAGATATATCAAAACGAGTTGGTGGAAGGACCGATATCGATTTGGATATTCTGCTTAAGCGCGTTTATTAGCTTTGATTTTGGGGTGTTGGGTATCTTCTGCTCATCTCGTGCTCGGAGTTATGTTCTCCAGACCAAAGGTTAA